In a genomic window of Saccharomyces paradoxus chromosome X, complete sequence:
- the GEF1 gene encoding Gef1p (Voltage-gated chloride channel~similar to YJR040W) — protein MPTTYVPINQPIEDGEDVIDTNRFTNIPETQNFDQFVTIDKIAEENRPLSIDSDRDFLNSKYQHYREVIWDRAKTFITLSSTAVIIGCIAGFLQVFTETLVNWKTGHCQRNWLLNKSFCCNGVVNEVSSVSNLLLKRQEFECEVQGVWIAWKGHVSPFIIFMLLSIVFALISTLLVKYVAPMATGSGISEIKVWVSGFEYNKEFLGLLTLVVKSVALPLAISSGLSVGKEGPSVHYATCCGYLLTKWLLRDTLTYSTQYEYLTAASGAGVAVAFGAPIGGVLFGLEEIASANRFNSSTLWKSYYVALVAITTLKYIDPFRNGRVILFNVTYDRDWKVQEIPIFIALGVFGGLYGKYISKWNINFIHFRKMYLSSWPVQEVLFLATLTALISYFNEFLKLDMTESMGILFHECVKNDNTSTFGHRLCQLDENTHAFEFLKIFTSLCFATVIRALLVVVSYGARVPAGIFVPSMAVGATFGRAVSLLVERFISGPAVITPGAYAFLGAAATLSGITNLTLTVVVIMFELTGAFMYIIPVMIVVAITRIILSTSGISGGIADQMIMVNGFPYLEDEQEEENLEEYTAEQLMSSKLITINETIYLSELESLLYDSASEFSVHGFPITKDEDKFEKEKRCIGYVLKRHLASKIMMQSVNSTKAQTTLVYFNKSNEELGHRENCIGFKDILNASPITVKREVPVTLLFRMFKELGCKTIIVEESGILKGLITAKDILRFKRIKYREVHGAKFTYNEALDRRCWSVIHFIIKRFSPNRNDNII, from the coding sequence ATGCCAACCACTTATGTGCCAATAAATCAACCAATTGAGGATGGTGAAGATGTCATTGATACGAATCGATTCACTAATATTCCAGAAACGCAAAATTTCGACCAATTTGTTACGATTGATAAGATTGCAGAGGAAAATAGACCATTGTCTATAGACTCCGATAGGGACTTCCTTAATTCAAAATACCAGCATTACCGAGAAGTTATATGGGATCGTGCAAAAACATTCATCACATTAAGTTCCACGGCCGTGATTATTGGCTGTATAGCTGGTTTCCTCCAGGTCTTTACAGAAACTCTGGTTAATTGGAAAACGGGTCATTGTCAAAGAAACTGGTTACTTAATAAATCATTCTGCTGTAACGGCGTGGTAAATGAAGTTAGCTCCGTAAGTAATTTATTACTGAAAAGGCAAGAATTCGAATGCGAAGTGCAGGGGGTTTGGATCGCCTGGAAGGGGCATGTGTCGCCTTTCATAATTTTCATGCTTTTGTCAATCGTTTTTGCTCTAATTAGCACGCTGTTAGTCAAATATGTTGCTCCTATGGCTACTGGTTCAGGAATCTCGGAAATTAAGGTATGGGTATCGGGTTTTGAATACAACAAGGAATTTCTGGGTCTGTTAACATTAGTCGTTAAAAGCGTTGCCCTTCCTTTGGCTATCTCTTCGGGATTAAGTGTAGGTAAAGAAGGGCCCTCCGTTCATTATGCAACCTGTTGTGGTTACTTACTTACCAAATGGCTACTAAGAGACACTTTAACGTATTCTACACAATATGAATATCTAACTGCAGCCAGTGGAGCAGGTGTTGCGGTTGCCTTTGGTGCCCCTATTGGTGGCGTCCTTTTTGGTTTAGAAGAGATTGCTTCTGCGAATAGGTTCAACTCTTCTACTTTGTGGAAATCTTATTATGTCGCTTTGGTTGCCATAACTACTCTGAAGTACATCGATCCATTCAGAAATGGCAGAGTTATTCTCTTCAATGTAACATATGATAGAGATTGGAAAGTACAAGAGATCCCGATCTTTATCGCCTTGGGGGTCTTTGGTGGTTTGTACGGGAAATATATTAGTAAGTGGAATATCAACTTTATTCATTTTCGCAAAATGTATTTGTCTTCATGGCCAGTTCAAGAAGTGCTTTTTTTGGCGACGCTTACTGCTTTAATCTCTTACTTCAATGAGTTCTTAAAATTGGACATGACAGAAAGTATGGGTATATTGTTTCATGAATGTGTCAAAAACGACAACACCTCAACCTTTGGTCATAGGTTATGCCAGCTGGATGAAAATACACATGCTTTtgagtttttgaaaatttttacttCACTATGCTTTGCTACTGTTATCAGGGCTTTGTTGGTGGTGGTATCGTATGGCGCTAGAGTTCCTGCCGGAATTTTTGTTCCTTCAATGGCAGTCGGGGCCACATTTGGACGCGCAGTAAGTTTACTGGTAGAGAGGTTTATTAGCGGCCCTGCTGTTATTACTCCAGGTGCTTATGCATTCTTAGGGGCAGCCGCTACCTTGAGCGGGATAACTAACTTGACCTTAACTGTGGTGGTAATAATGTTCGAGCTGACGGGTGCTTTCATGTATATCATACCCGTTATGATCGTAGTGGCAATAACAAGGATAATTTTAAGCACGTCGGGTATTTCTGGTGGTATTGCTGACCAAATGATTATGGTTAATGGCTTCCCTTATTTGGAAGACGAGCaggaagaggaaaactTGGAAGAGTACACTGCAGAGCAGCTTATGTCCTCCAAATTAATTACTATCAATGAAACCATTTACCTTTCCGAACTTGAATCTTTATTGTACGATTCAGCGTCTGAATTTTCTGTGCATGGTTTTCCAATAACTAAAGATGAGGATAAGTttgagaaggaaaaaagatgtATTGGCTATGTTCTAAAAAGGCACCTAGCCAGTAAAATAATGATGCAAAGCGTAAATAGTACCAAAGCTCAAACAACATTGGTATACTTCAATAAATCTAACGAAGAGTTAGGTCATCGTGAAAACTGCATCGGATTTAAGGATATTCTGAATGCATCGCCAATCACGGTGAAGCGGGAGGTACCAGTGACATTGTTGTTCCGTATGTTTAAAGAGCTAGGTTGTAAAACTATCATCGTTGAAGAAAGTGGAATATTAAAGGGTTTGATCACCGCCAAGGATATCTTGAGgttcaaaagaataaagtATCGTGAAGTACACGGTGCGAAATTCACATATAATGAAGCACTTGATAGAAGATGTTGGTCAGTTATCCATTTTATAATCAAAAGATTTTCCCCTAATCGAAATGATAACATTATATAA
- the URB2 gene encoding ribosome biogenesis protein URB2 (Protein required for normal metabolism of the rRNA primary transcript~similar to YJR041C) gives MIAAYSIDYYCRNFFSVNLTYHWLLFENREHTAFSDNMGDLIEELPIPDNAQDLSKLLRSTSTKPHQIAQIVSKFDNLEVYFPNKEIFVLDLLIDRLNNGNLDDFKTSEYTWITFRKLLDAIDDPISIKKLIKKLKTVPVMIRTFYLWPKDKLSHGISFMKAFFAINDYLIVNFSVEESFQLLEQVINGLSSCSTTDFAFSYLQDACNLTHIDNITTTDNKIASCYCKHMLLPSLRYSAQIKHPVTSNRSYIRLSNFMGRFLLQPRVDYMKLNKKFVQENASEITDDMAYYYFANFVDFLSKDNFAQLEAIFTILAAKNPSLECRFLTLLSESKKTVSQEFLESLLLETLTSSNENGVLLLIPTILKLDIEVAIKHTFRLLELIQLEHFTDPLFSSRIWDLTIQSHANARELPNFFAKINEYCSGKGPDSYFLINYPAYVKSTTKQLFTLSSLQWKNLLQTLLDQVNHDSTNRVPLYLIRICLEGLSGGASHTTLDELKPVLSQVFTLESFDNSLQWDLKYHIMEVYDDIVPAEELEKIDYILSSDIFDITSGHLEELFFYCFKLREYISFDLSGALEKFMKHFEILDNESKSNLSFSIVSKFATLVNNNFTREQISSLIDSLLSNSKNLYLILNSDDIFEEANIMHALINKLASSYHQNFALEALVQIPIQCINKNVRVTLINNLTNESFCSGAAARKCILHLLSSPTFKTNIETNFYELCEKTIISPEMIISETDHEEIKMEDKESIFEKVWTNHLSQAKEPVSQKFLESGYNIIKKSIALSNCDNKLIIAGFTVAKFLKPDNKHRDVQDLVVSYTVEILKKYSEECDSKAVPLFRISMSTLYNIITAGQGDISKHKAEIMELFSKIMLRYRSEKVHHAPEEQEMFLVHSLLAEDKLEYIFAEYLNINHTDKCDPALGFCLEESLKRGPDAFNRLLWNSAKSFSTISQSCAEKFVRIFIIMSKRISRDNSLGHHLFVIALLEAYTSCDIEKFGYKSFFLLFNAIKELLVSKPWLFSQYCIEMLLPFCLKTLAVIIDRESTIEINEGFVNIVEVIDHILLVHRFKFSNRHHLINSVLCQLLETVAMHDDTLRTDSADAVARLITNYCEPYNVSNPQNGSKNNLSSKISLIKQSIRKNVLVVLTKYVQLSITTQFNLNIKKSLQPGIHAIFDILSQNELSQLNAFLDTPGKQYFKTLYLQYKKIGKWRED, from the coding sequence ATGATTGCTGCTTACAGCATTGATTACTACTGTAGGAACTTCTTTAGCGTAAATTTAACCTACCATTGGCTGTTATTTGAAAACAGAGAGCACACTGCATTTTCAGATAACATGGGCGACCTCATTGAAGAACTACCCATCCCGGATAATGCCCAAGATTTGTCGAAATTACTACGTTCGACGAGTACAAAACCCCATCAAATTGCCCAAATAGtctcaaaatttgataatttaGAAGTCTACTTCCCAAATAAAGAGATTTTTGTCTTAGATTTACTCATTGATAGACTCAACAATGGAAATTTGGACGATTTCAAGACCAGTGAATATACTTGGATAACTTTCAGGAAATTATTGGATGCAATTGATGAtccaatttcaataaaaaaactaatCAAAAAACTGAAGACTGTTCCTGTAATGATAAGGACATTTTACTTGTGGCCTAAAGACAAATTGAGCCACGGCATTTCGTTTATGAAAGCATTTTTTGCGATTAATGACTACTTGATAgtcaatttttctgttgAAGAGTCTTTTCAATTGTTAGAACAAGTTATAAATGGATTAAGTTCGTGTTCAACTACCGACTTTGCGTTTTCATATTTGCAAGATGCCTGCAATTTAACTCACATTGACAATATTACTACAACGGACAACAAAATTGCTTCTTGTTACTGCAAGCACATGCTACTACCAAGTTTAAGATATTCTGCACAGATTAAACATCCCGTGACTTCAAATCGATCCTATATTCGCCTATCTAATTTTATGGGCAGATTCCTTTTACAACCACGCGTGGATTATAtgaaattaaataaaaagtttgTCCAAGAAAATGCATCGGAAATTACCGACGATATGGCTTATTACTATTTTGCTAACTTCGTCGATTTCCTATCCAAAGACAATTTTGCTCAATTAGAAGCTATCTTCACAATTTTGGCTGCCAAGAACCCCAGTTTAGAATGTCGATTTCTGACTCTTTTATCggaatcaaagaaaaccgTGTCTCAAGAGTTTTTAGAATCATTATTACTTGAAACATTAACGTCGAGTAACGAAAATGGCGTTTTATTGTTAATACCAACAATCTTGAAATTGGATATCGAGGTTGCTATTAAACATACTTTCCGTCTACTTGAGTTGATTCAGTTGGAACATTTTACGGATcctctcttttcttctcgTATTTGGGACTTAACAATTCAATCACACGCTAATGCAAGAGAAttaccaaatttttttgccaaAATAAATGAGTACTGTTCGGGAAAAGGACCCGATTCctattttttaataaattaTCCTGCATATGTTAAGTCAACAACGAAGCAATTGTTCACGTTATCTTCATTACAATGGAAAAATCTACTGCAAACTCTGCTTGACCAAGTCAATCACGATTCCACCAATAGAGTTCCCTTATATCTAATACGCATATGCTTAGAAGGGCTATCAGGAGGCGCATCTCACACAACTCTGGATGAGTTAAAGCCTGTTTTATCCCAAGTATTTACTTTGGAATCATTTGATAACAGTCTTCAATGGGACCTAAAATATCATATAATGGAAGTCTACGATGACATTGTCCCTGCAGAGGaactagaaaaaattgattacATATTGTCTTCcgatatttttgatattacATCAGGACATCTTGAAGAACTGTTCTTTTATTGCTTCAAATTAAGAGAGTATATCTCGTTCGATCTTTCTGGTGCGTTAGAAAAGTTCATGAAGCACTTTGAAATCCTTGACAACGAAAGTAAATCAAACTTATCATTTTCTATTGTGTCCAAATTTGCAACATTAGTTAACAACAACTTCACAAGAGAGCAAATCTCTTCTTTGATTGATTCGTTATTATCAAATTCgaaaaatttgtatttGATATTAAACAGTGACGACATTTTCGAAGAGGCGAACATCATGCATGCTTTAATAAACAAGCTTGCTTCATCGtatcatcaaaattttgcttTAGAAGCTTTGGTTCAAATTCCTATCCAATGCATCAACAAAAATGTTAGAGTGACTCTCATTAACAACCTAACGAACGAATCATTTTGCTCTGGTGCCGCTGCTAGAAAATGCATCCTTCATTTATTATCAAGCCCAACCTTCAAAACTAATATTGAAACAAACTTCTATGAGTTATGTGAGAAAACCATAATTAGCCCGGAAATGATAATTTCAGAAACAGATcatgaagaaataaaaatggaagaCAAAGAATCCATTTTCGAAAAAGTTTGGACTAATCATCTGTCGCAGGCAAAAGAACCTGTGAGTCAAAAGTTCTTGGAATCTGGTTacaatatcatcaaaaagTCAATTGCATTGTCCAATTGTGATAACAAGCTGATTATTGCTGGCTTTACTGTcgcaaaatttttgaaaccgGATAACAAACATAGAGATGTACAAGATTTGGTAGTTAGTTATACTgtggaaattttgaaaaagtacTCAGAAGAATGTGATTCTAAAGCAGTCCCCCTTTTCAGAATATCAATGTCTACATTGTACAACATCATAACGGCTGGACAAGGTGATATTTCTAAGCACAAAGCGGAAATTATGGAACTGTTCTCTAAAATCATGCTTCGATATCGTTCTGAGAAAGTACACCATGCACCAGAAGAACAGGAAATGTTTTTGGTTCATTCACTTCTTGCAGAAGATAAGTTGGAATACATTTTTGCAgaatatttgaatattaACCATACAGATAAGTGCGATCCTGCTTTGGGCTTTTGCTTGGAAGAAAGTCTTAAAAGAGGTCCTGATGCATTTAATCGCCTACTCTGGAACAGCGCTAAATCGTTTTCCACCATAAGCCAATCTTGTGCCGAAAAATTTGTGAGGATTTTTATCATAATGTCGAAAAGGATCTCAAGGGACAATAGCCTTGGTCACCATCTATTCGTGATTGCTTTACTTGAAGCCTATACCAGTTGcgacattgaaaaatttggcTACAAGTCATTCTTCCTGCTGTTTAATGCTATCAAGGAGCTTTTGGTTTCGAAACCCTGGCTATTTAGTCAATATTGTATTGAGATGCTGCTTCCTTTCTGTTTAAAAACCCTTGCCGTTATAATAGACCGTGAGTCAACGATTGAAATCAATGAAGGATTTGTTAATATTGTCGAAGTAATAGATCATATACTATTAGTACACAGGTTTAAGTTTTCCAATCGACACCATTTAATCAACTCTGTTCTTTGCCAGTTACTAGAAACAGTAGCAATGCATGATGATACATTGCGTACAGATTCAGCAGACGCTGTAGCCAGATTAATAACGAACTACTGTGAACCTTATAATGTATCAAACCCTCAAAATGgatcaaaaaataactTGAGCTCCAAGATAAGTTTAATAAAACAGTCCATTAGGAAAAATGTACTTGTGGTTTTAACGAAATATGTACAGTTATCTATTACGACGCAGTTCAATTtaaacataaaaaagagTCTGCAGCCTGGTATTCATGCgatttttgatatattatcTCAGAATGAGTTAAGTCAATTGAATGCTTTCCTTGATACACCAGGGAAGcaatatttcaaaactcTTTACCTCCAGTATAAAAAAATCGGTAAATGGCGTGAAGATTAA
- the NUP85 gene encoding Nup85p (Subunit of the Nup84p subcomplex of the nuclear pore complex (NPC)~similar to YJR042W) gives MAVDDSDQLLMDVDQLDFLDDGTAQVSDHKIDEEEQLYERDPVSGVILVPMTVNDQPIEKNGDKLPLKFILGPLSYQNMGFITAKDKYSLYPVKIPRVDTSKEFSTYVSGLFEIYRDLGDDRVFNVPTIGVVNSSFAKEHNATVNLAMEAILNELEVFISGIKDQNGRLNRFYELEESLTILNCLRTMYFTLDGQDVEENRPKFIESLLNWINRSDGEPDEEYIEQVFSVEDSTPDKKVFETQYFWKLLNQLVLRGLLPQAIGCIERSDLLPYLNDTCAVSFDAVSDSVELLKQYPKDSSSTFREWKNLVLKLGQAFGSSATDISGELRDYIEDFLLVMGGNQRKILQYSRTWYESFCGFLLYYIPSLELSAEYLQISLESNAVDVTNDWEQSCVDIISGKIHSILPVMESLDSCTAAFTAMICEAKGLIENVFEGDKSIGEYDNEDNELLEDLFSYKNGMASYMLNSFAFELCSLGDKELWPVAIGLIALSVTGTRSAKKMVIAELLPHYPFVTNDDIEWMLSICVEWRLPEIAKEIYTTLGNQMLSAHNIIESIANFSRAGRYELVKSYSWLLFEASCMEGRKLDDPVLNAIVSKNAAAEDDVIIPKDILDCVVTNAMRQTLAPYAVLSQFYELRDREDWGQALRLLLLLIEFPYLPKHYLVLLVAKFLYPIFLLDDKKPMDEESVATVIEVIETKWDEADEKSSNLYETIIEADKSLPSSTAGLLRNLRKKLNFKLCQGFM, from the coding sequence ATGGCGGTCGATGATTCAGACCAATTACTTATGGACGTCGATCAATTGGATTTTTTAGACGACGGAACGGCGCAAGTTAGTGATCACAAgattgatgaagaggaacAATTATATGAAAGGGACCCAGTCAGTGGGGTTATCCTGGTTCCTATGACTGTAAATGATCaaccaattgaaaaaaatggagatAAATTGCCTTTGAAGTTCATACTGGGGCCACTTTCCTACCAAAATATGGGATTCATAACTGCAAAAGATAAATATAGCCTTTATCCTGTCAAAATTCCCAGAGTAGATACCAGTAAAGAGTTTTCTACGTACGTTTCAGGTTTATTCGAAATATATCGTGATTTGGGTGATGACAGAGTGTTTAATGTACCAACGATTGGAGTTGTTAATTCTAGTTTCGCAAAGGAGCATAATGCAACAGTAAACTTGGCTATGGAGGCAATTCTGAATGAATTGGAAGTATTTATTAGCGGCATCAAGGACCAGAATGGGAGATTGAACAGATTTTATGAGTTAGAAGAATCTTTAACCATTTTGAACTGTCTGAGAACAATGTACTTCACACTAGATGGTCAGGATGTAGAAGAGAACAGACCAAAATTTATTGAGTCACTGTTAAACTGGATTAATAGATCAGACGGTGAACcagatgaagaatatattgAACAAGTATTTTCGGTGGAAGATTCGACGCCCGATAAAAAAGTATTCGAAACacaatatttttggaagCTTTTGAATCAGCTAGTATTAAGAGGCTTGCTCCCCCAAGCTATAGGTTGCATTGAAAGATCAGATCTTTTACCATATTTGAATGATACATGTGCAGTCTCATTTGATGCAGTAAGTGACTCTGTAGAACTCCTGAAACAATATCCAAAAGATTCATCCAGTACATTTAGagaatggaaaaatttggtgCTAAAATTGGGTCAGGCCTTTGGTAGTTCTGCTACTGATATTTCCGGTGAATTGCGGGATTATATTGAAGATTTCTTGTTAGTAATGGGCGGAAATCAACGGAAAATTTTGCAATATTCAAGGACGTGGTATGAATCCTTTTGTGGGTTTTTATTATACTATATCCCCTCATTAGAATTATCAGCGGAATATTTACAAATATCACTGGAATCTAATGCCGTTGATGTAACAAATGATTGGGAGCAATCATGCGTCGACATAATTAGTGGTAAGATACATTCTATTCTACCGGTAATGGAATCTTTAGATAGTTGCACAGCAGCATTCACCGCTATGATTTGTGAAGCAAAAGGTTTAATAGAGAATGTGTTTGAGGGTGATAAAAGTATTGGTGAATACgataatgaagataacGAATTACTTGAGGATCTATTCTCTTATAAGAACGGTATGGCATCTTATATGTTAAACAGCTTCGCTTTCGAGTTGTGTTCACTGGGTGATAAGGAACTATGGCCCGTTGCCATTGGATTGATAGCTTTATCTGTTACTGGGACGAGAAgtgcaaagaaaatggtgaTTGCAGAACTGCTTCCACATTATCCATTTGTTACGAATGATGACATTGAATGGATGCTAAGCATATGTGTAGAATGGAGATTACCAGAAATAGCGAAGGAAATATACACCACGTTGGGCAACCAAATGCTATCGGCACacaatattattgaaaGTATCGCAAATTTCAGTAGAGCTGGCAGATATGAATTGGTGAAGTCATATTCATGGCTATTATTTGAAGCTTCGTGCATGGAGGGCCGGAAGTTAGATGACCCCGTGTTAAATGCTATTGTGAGCAAAAATGCAGCTGCAGAGGATGACGTTATAATACCAAAAGATATTTTAGACTGTGTAGTGACGAATGCCATGCGTCAAACTTTAGCGCCATATGCCGTTCTGTCACAATTCTACGAGCTGAGAGACAGAGAGGATTGGGGCCAAGCATTACGTCTATTGCTTTTGCTAATTGAGTTTCCTTATTTACCAAAGCATTACTTGGTTTTACTTGTGGCGAAGTTCCTGTACCcaattttccttttagATGATAAGAAGCCAATGGATGAAGAATCAGTGGCGACAGTAATTGAAGTTATAGAAACTAAATGGGATGAAGCAGATGAAAAAAGCTCAAACTTATATGAAACTATCATTGAAGCAGATAAAAGTTTACCTAGTAGCACGGCGGGgcttttgagaaatttaagaaagaaattaaacTTCAAATTATGTCAAGGCTTCATGTAA
- the POL32 gene encoding DNA polymerase delta subunit POL32 (Third subunit of DNA polymerase delta~similar to YJR043C): protein MDQKTSSFINEKLFTEVKPVLFTDLIHHLKISPSMAKKLMFDYYKQTTNAKYNCVVMCCYKDQTIKIIHDVANIPPKDSIIDCFIYAFNPMNSFIPYYNIIDQKDCLTIKNSYELKVSETPKVVERTKTLEEKSKPLVRPTARSKTTPEEATGKKSKSKDMGLRSTALLAKMKKDRDDKEISRQNELRKRREENMQKVNKKNPEREAQMKELNNLFVEDDLDGVEKVGERSHPNSPEKDISDDKDRNNDILEDLLETTADDSLMDVPKVQQPTPSEIEDSKEPKSEEERSSFIDEDGYIVTKRPATSTPPRKPSPVVKRALSSSKQQETPSSNKRLKKQGTLESFFKRKAK from the coding sequence ATGGATCAAAAGACGTCATCTTTCATAAATGAAAAGCTGTTCACTGAAGTAAAACCCGTACTTTTTACGGATTTAATTCACCACTTGAAGATCAGCCCATCAATGGCCAAGAAATTGATGTTTGACTATTACAAACAAACCACCAATGCCAAATACAACTGTGTAGTTATGTGCTGCTATAAAGACCAAACAATTAAGATTATACATGATGTTGCCAATATTCCACCGAAAGATTCAATAATCGATTGCTTCATCTATGCTTTCAACCCGATGAACAGTTTCATACCATATTACAACATCATCGATCAGAAGGATTGTTTAAccatcaaaaattcataCGAACTCAAAGTTTCTGAAACACCGAAAGTTGTAGAGAGAACCAAGACTTTAGAAGAGAAGTCTAAACCTTTGGTGAGGCCCACAGCAAGATCGAAAACTACGCCAGAAGAAGCAACCGGAAAGAAATCCAAATCCAAAGACATGGGTCTCAGGTCCACTGCACTGTTGGCTAAGATGAAAAAGGATAGAGATGACAAGGAAATCTCTAGGCAAAATGAACTACGTAAAAGGAGAGAGGAGAATATGCAAAaggtaaataaaaagaaccCCGAAAGGGAAGCTCAAATGAAGGAGTTAAATAACctttttgttgaagatgacCTAGATGGTGTAGAAAAAGTGGGTGAACGGTCCCACCCTAACTCACCTGAAAAAGATATCAGCGATGACAAGGACAGAAACAACGATATTTTGGAGGACTTGTTAGAAACGACTGCAGATGATTCACTCATGGACGTACCCAAAGTACAGCAACCAACGCCTTCTGAGATAgaagattcaaaagaaCCTAaatctgaagaagaacgTTCCTCATTTATCGATGAAGACGGGTATATTGTTACAAAGAGGCCCGCAACTTCTACACCACCACGCAAACCATCACCAGTGGTCAAAAGGGCAttgtcttcttcaaaacaacaagaaaCGCCGTCATCGAACAAAAGACTAAAAAAGCAAGGGACGTTAGaaagctttttcaaaagaaaagctaagtaa
- the VPS55 gene encoding Vps55p (Late endosomal protein involved in late endosome to vacuole transport~similar to YJR044C), whose translation MMDFKVSPLTKIISLSGFLALGFLLVILSCALFHNYYPLFDILIFLLAPIPNTIFNTGNQYRTSDFMSDSSNTGQDLAHFLTGMLVTSGVALPVVFYHCQLIGHLSCIMCMTGGLIIYSSIVIFKWFFKKDFNEDDSLFG comes from the coding sequence ATGATGGACTTTAAAGTGTCACCATTGACAAAAATTATTTCTCTATCAGGGTTCCTCGCATTGGGGTTCCTTTTAGTCATTCTAAGCTGTGCATTATTCCATAACTACTACCCActatttgatattttgatctttttaCTAGCCCCAATACCAAACACAATTTTCAATACAGGAAATCAATACCGCACATCTGACTTCATGTCCGATTCATCGAACACAGGCCAAGACCTGGCTCACTTCCTAACAGGAATGCTGGTGACAAGCGGTGTGGCGCTCCCTGTTGTTTTCTACCATTGCCAATTGATCGGTCATCTGAGCTGTATTATGTGCATGACCGGTGGTCTTATCATATATTCTAGTATTGTTATCTTTAAGTggttttttaaaaaagattttaacGAAGATGATTCCCTTTTTGGTTAA